A stretch of the Solanum dulcamara chromosome 6, daSolDulc1.2, whole genome shotgun sequence genome encodes the following:
- the LOC129892669 gene encoding agamous-like MADS-box protein AGL66: protein MKKIEHPISRQQFYSKCKDSFVKKSNELAVLCETDVALLMFSPDGQVTSYSNKESFEDTMLQIMNQPGELNWRMPSILQHLMQSLTQSKKEGEMVKKIAITEAHKEKLNKLNQTLSEAQQNIRYYKPQVENISSVQEADASEQFLRSAIKQIQRSKAKLLGGERFLQSNENVAVASVNTEDTAAAGNGSAHSN, encoded by the exons ATGAAGAAAATTGAGCATCCAATATCCCGTCAACAGTTCTATTCAAAGTGCAAGGATAGCTTTGTTAAGAAGTCAAATGAGTTGGCTGTTTTATGTGAGACAGATGTTGCCCTTCTGATGTTTTCTCCAGACGGTCAAGTGACCAGCTATTCTAACAAAGAAAG TTTTGAGGATACCATGCTCCAGATTATGAACCAGCCTGGCGAACTGAATTGGCG CATGCCTTCCATTTTGCAGCATTTGATGCAGAGTCTCACACAGTCAAAAAAGGAAGGAGAAATGGTTAAGAAGATAGCTAT TACTGAG GCTCATAAGGAGAAGCTTAATAAGCTCAATCAAACACTAAGTGAAGCACAACAGAATATAAG GTATTACAAACCGCAAGTGGAGAATATCAGCTCAGTCCAAGAAGCTGATGCATCTGAGCAGTTTCTTAGGAGTGCTATAAAACAGATTCAACGATCAAAA GCAAAACTCTTGGGTGGTGAACGATTTCTCCAGAGTAATGAAAATGTCGCG GTGGCTTCAGTCAACACTGAGGATACCGCTGCTGCAGGTAATGGATCTGCACATTCAAATTGA